From the genome of Caloenas nicobarica isolate bCalNic1 chromosome 14, bCalNic1.hap1, whole genome shotgun sequence, one region includes:
- the CARHSP1 gene encoding calcium-regulated heat-stable protein 1: protein MSSEPAPSASQQSSSPPSPGSLHLPENRRARDRSPSPMRGYLIPSPLPTRRTRTFSATVRASEGPIYKGVCKCFCRSKGHGFITPADGGPDIFVHISDIEGEYVPVAGDEVTYKMCTIPPKNEKLQAVEVVITHLAPGTKHETWSGHVVSS from the exons ATGTCTTCTGAGCCCGCTCCCTCCGCCTCGCAGCAGTCCTCCTCTCCACCCTCACCCGGTTCTCTCCATCTGCCTGAGAACCGCAGGGCCAGAGACCGCTCCCCGTCGCCCATGAGAGGCTACCTCATCCCCAGCCCGCTGCCCACCCGGCGGACCAGGACGTTTTCAGC AACTGTGAGAGCATCGGAGGGTCCCATCTACAAAGGCGTCTGTAAATGCTTCTGTCGCTCCAAAGGCCATGGCTTCATTACCCCTGCGGATGGGGGACCCGACATCTTCGTACACATCTCTGA TATCGAGGGCGAGTACGTTCCTGTGGCGGGCGACGAGGTCACCTACAAGATGTGCACCATCCCTCCGAAGAACGAGAAGCTGCAGGCGGTGGAGGTGGTGATCACCCACCTGGCTCCGGGGACCAAGCACGAGACCTGGTCGGGGCACGTGGTCAGTTCCTGA